One Salvia splendens isolate huo1 chromosome 12, SspV2, whole genome shotgun sequence genomic window carries:
- the LOC121756895 gene encoding uncharacterized protein At4g22758-like, giving the protein MSDKNLFKKLTTKRRAFKAPRPSPSAAVSLRARPAAGFKSSQKLKLVKRSNSEPWLWKPGGDVTIAAADDDEEDNDVGVLYRPSTYTNIFSSPENLLPGNSSERYNMDTKVVINVTVEGSPGPIRTMVKLGSNVEDIVKLVMNKYNEEGRTPQMDKRSYSAYELHYSYFSLQGLSKSDLIGDVGSRSFYLRRRSSADVTSNQLEALPLPFLPTFLNRKITKLMRKTRKLCKIFGCIPSA; this is encoded by the exons ATGTCAGACAAGAATCTGTTCAAAAAGCTTACCACAAAACGGAGAGCGTTCAAAGCACCAAGGCCGTCTCCCTCGGCGGCGGTCAGCCTGAGGGCCAGGCCCGCCGCTGGGTTCAAATCTTCACAAAAGCTCAAGCTTGTGAAGAGGAGCAATTCCGAGCCATGGCTCTGGAAGCCCGGTGGCGATGTGACGATCGCGGCggctgatgatgatgaagaagacaaCGACGTTGGAGTCCTTTACCGCCCGAGTACATATACCAATATTTTTTCTTCGCCGGAAAATTTACTGCCGGGAAACTCTTCTGAG AGGTACAACATGGATACAAAGGTGGTGATCAATGTAACCGTGGAAGGAAGCCCTGGACCAATCAGGACGATGGTTAAATTAGGATCAAACGTTGAAGATATAGTGAAGCTTGTAATGAACAAGTATAATGAAGAAGGAAGAACCCCTCAAATGGATAAACGATCATATTCAGCCTATGAACTTCACTACTCTTATTTCAGTCTTCAAG GGTTGAGCAAGTCGGATTTGATCGGTGATGTTGGGAGCCGAAGCTTCTATCTTCGCAGGCGTAGCAGCGCTGATGTAACTTCCAATCAGCTGGAGGCGTTGCCGCTGCCTTTCCTTCCAACATTCCTCAATCGAAAGATTACAAAGCTCATGCGAAAAACACGAAAACTCTGCAAAATCTTCGGTTGCATCCCCTCTGCCTGA